In Arachis stenosperma cultivar V10309 chromosome 1, arast.V10309.gnm1.PFL2, whole genome shotgun sequence, one DNA window encodes the following:
- the LOC130971458 gene encoding putative lipid-binding protein AIR1 yields MASKTPSSIALFLIVNILFFSLVSACGTCPGPNPKPKHHKRNPGQGPSRGSGGSGGSTPSGGSTPSGGGSTPSGGTTPSAGSTPSGSASCPRDALKLGVCANVLNGLLNVTLGQPPVTPCCTLLNGLVDLEAAVCLCTALRANILGINLNLPISLSLLLNVCSRQAPRGFQCN; encoded by the coding sequence ATGGCTTCCAAAACTCCTTCTTCCATTGCTCTTTTCCTCATTGTCAATATCCTCTTCTTTTCACTCGTCTCCGCCTGCGGGACTTGCCCTGGTCCTAACCCGAAGCCAAAGCATCATAAGCGCAATCCAGGGCAAGGCCCATCACGTGGTTCTGGTGGTTCAGGTGGCTCTACGCCTTCTGGTGGATCCACTCCATCAGGCGGTGGTTCCACTCCCTCAGGTGGAACTACTCCTTCTGCTGGATCCACCCCATCAGGCAGTGCGTCATGCCCACGTGACGCACTCAAACTCGGCGTCTGTGCAAACGTACTCAACGGTTTATTGAATGTGACTCTGGGTCAGCCGCCGGTGACCCCTTGCTGTACTCTTCTCAATGGTCTCGTCGATCTCGAAGCCGCCGTGTGTCTCTGCACCGCGCTTAGGGCAAACATTCTCGGCATCAACCTCAATCTCCCCATCTCCCTTAGCTTGCTCCTCAATGTCTGCTCAAGGCAAGCTCCACGTGGCTTCCAATGTAACTAA